Proteins encoded within one genomic window of Ursus arctos isolate Adak ecotype North America unplaced genomic scaffold, UrsArc2.0 scaffold_9, whole genome shotgun sequence:
- the LOC113263311 gene encoding 60S ribosomal protein L28-like: LQWMALRDCSSFPIKRNKQTYSTEPSNLQAPVQHTTVGVEPTAHGKGVAAAMKQRSSHRKLATSYVQTTMNKSAQGPLSSVRYTIFEYKFGPDLCMTAVRRAPAILLSQKPVMEKRQWARPTESSWTPARHFQSNKDINHTPVMFPSHSNL, from the coding sequence CTGCAGTGGATGGCCCTCCGGGACTGTTCCAGCTTCCCGATCAAGAGGAACAAGCAGACATACAGCACCGAGCCCAGTAACTTGCAGGCTCCGGTTCAGCATACGACTGTGGGCGTGGAGCCCACGGCCCATGGCAAAGGTGTAGCGGCGGCCATGAAGCAGAGATCCAGCCACAGAAAACTTGCCACCTCCTACGTGCAGACCACCATGAACAAGAGTGCCCAGGGCCCTCTCAGCAGCGTCAGGTACACGATCTTCGAGTACAAGTTCGGCCCAGATCTCTGCATGACTGCCGTTCGCAGAGCCCCCGCCATCCTGCTCAGCCAGAAGCCTGTGATGGAGAAGAGGCAGTGGGCCCGCCCCACCGAGAGCTCCTGGACACCTGCCCGCCACTTCCAAAGCAATAAAGATATCAACCACACACCCGTCATGTTCCCAAGCCATTCTAATCTGTAG